The Halorhabdus sp. BNX81 genome includes a region encoding these proteins:
- a CDS encoding HIT domain-containing protein yields MPDCVFCAIVDGELPSHTVHETDDALGFLDANPLAKGHTLVVPKDHHERLDDLPSETATGFYGAVHEVVPAVEAALDAPATTVAVNNGESAGQEVPHVHAHVVPRFPDDDAGPIHALFDDRPHRSAAEQSDLATVIAAEI; encoded by the coding sequence ATGCCAGACTGCGTGTTCTGTGCGATCGTCGACGGCGAACTGCCGAGTCACACCGTCCACGAGACCGACGACGCCCTTGGGTTTCTGGACGCCAACCCGCTCGCGAAGGGACATACGCTCGTGGTTCCCAAGGACCACCACGAGCGACTCGATGACCTCCCCTCCGAGACGGCGACGGGGTTCTACGGGGCAGTTCACGAGGTCGTCCCGGCCGTCGAGGCGGCCCTCGACGCACCGGCGACGACCGTTGCCGTCAACAACGGCGAGTCCGCGGGACAGGAAGTCCCCCACGTTCACGCCCACGTCGTCCCGCGCTTTCCGGACGACGACGCCGGGCCGATCCACGCACTCTTCGACGATCGCCCACACCGTTCAGCTGCCGAGCAATCGGACCTCGCTACCGTGATTGCCGCCGAGATCTGA
- a CDS encoding transcription initiation factor IIB family protein: MHAPGTSGECPECSGELMRDGREAICQDCGLVVSEVQVDHGPEWRSFDDDSTDRRRTGPPISRSRHDHGLSTRIGRDRGAPPRRRRRIARLRRQHRRSQTSSKAERNLMYGIMEIRRLVGRLSLSRNFRDEACVLFETAQGDGLLHGRSIEGMAAAAVYAVCRIAGVSRTIEEITTVAHASESELTVAYAAINRELGLETGPIDPREYLPRFASRLDLHVDIERRARELAAFVSEENLAGGRAPSGVAAACLYTAACERNIDVTQREVADVAGVAPATLRSTYQDVHSNA; the protein is encoded by the coding sequence GTGCACGCTCCAGGCACATCGGGGGAATGCCCGGAATGTTCGGGGGAACTGATGCGTGACGGTCGTGAAGCGATCTGCCAGGACTGCGGGCTGGTCGTCTCGGAAGTGCAGGTCGACCATGGACCGGAATGGCGATCGTTCGATGACGACTCGACCGACCGACGACGGACCGGACCGCCGATCTCGCGGTCGCGTCACGATCACGGGTTGTCAACCCGGATCGGGCGTGATCGTGGCGCACCGCCGCGACGCCGACGCCGGATCGCGCGGTTGCGCCGCCAACATCGTCGGTCCCAGACGTCTTCGAAGGCCGAGCGGAACCTGATGTACGGCATCATGGAGATCCGCCGGCTCGTCGGCCGGTTGTCACTGTCTCGAAACTTCCGTGACGAGGCGTGCGTCCTGTTCGAAACAGCCCAGGGGGACGGGCTGTTGCACGGGCGCTCTATCGAGGGGATGGCTGCCGCCGCGGTGTACGCCGTGTGTCGCATCGCCGGCGTCTCGCGGACGATCGAAGAGATCACGACGGTCGCCCATGCGAGCGAAAGCGAACTCACAGTGGCCTACGCTGCCATCAACCGCGAACTGGGGCTGGAAACCGGGCCGATCGATCCCCGGGAATACCTGCCCCGGTTCGCCAGTCGGCTCGACCTCCACGTCGACATCGAGCGTCGGGCTCGTGAACTCGCGGCGTTCGTCTCCGAGGAGAATCTGGCCGGCGGCCGTGCGCCGAGCGGGGTGGCAGCAGCGTGTCTATATACGGCGGCCTGTGAGCGGAACATCGACGTCACGCAACGCGAGGTTGCGGATGTCGCCGGGGTGGCACCCGCAACACTCAGGTCGACGTATCAGGACGTGCACAGCAACGCCTAA
- a CDS encoding LAGLIDADG family homing endonuclease, whose protein sequence is MARAENTEFIDLFEEFYRDYYRNEIGELAQKYPNDQKSLFVDYQDLYRFDPDLAEDYRNKPDQLQEYAEEALRLFDLPIDVKLGQAHVRMTNLPESTDIRDIRADHRGQLVSIQGIIRKATEVRPKITDAAFECQRCGTLTRIPQSTGDFQEPHECQGCERQGPFRINFDQSEFIDAQKLRVQESPEGLRGGETPQNIDVNIEDDITGHVTAGDHVRVTGVLKLDQRGNDREKSAMFDVYMNGVSVEIEDEEFEEMDIDEDDKKEIVALSEERDIYEQMTDSIAPSIYGYDQEKLAIALQLFSGVTKHLPDESRIRGDLHVLLIGDPGTGKCQKYDTNVTLADGTRRALGDIVESNLDDPVPVDDGWYDTTDFQVQTLGHDGTVTRKRVTKVWKREAPEKLYTIRSRSGREVTVTPSHPLFVQSGLGLEPRTAETLAEGDFLAAPRRLAESGDDRLSISHYTVDRDLANHLETPSEITPRLSRLLGYIIAEGHVTDSESNGSVVVTNADEEILEDVSACCESLGLRTTRRAHHTRDSVDIVTCSSVEFVDFLHELEPAIHERSAEQRVPDPLFRASLENKRAFLRAYVDSEGTVSPKEREIAVASMSRELLDGVQALLLAFGINAHLESRQNGSYRLRISGTDFRTYVDRIGFVTDRKATASRAFTDTPSNTNTDVIPGLSETLREVREALALTQTDCGVPRTTYQHYERGDRNPSRESLRAVVDAFEERLAWLKDQRDGLAGEDWETIVELRDELGISQQSLADGMDVTQTAISYYERNAVAPDGGETVAASGVVSDRLEEALAVEPTVDRLGDLATNDVRWDRISSIETVEPDDEWVYDLEVEGTHSYVSNGVVSHNSQILQYIRHIAPRSVFTSGKGSSSAGLCVTGDTRIQTEDGFRQIRDVVTQELPEPVATETAAERAIDVQTFDRDDGEMDARTSSHVWRMPEKPTRRIETEYGKELEASVNTPVLTCGSEGIEWTEISDVEAGDFIAAPRFADLDRSAVEVRDFLTLSTEKVRLTEESIEFLRTELTEEFGTLRDAADALDLSEDFIYAHLKNRHVPLEKLDRMLEAIDATRSAVDFERLMVRHGDSITIPETFDADLMYLLGLVFGDGDISLDRRDGNRGMVRISNGNEALLERAADIFEAKFDKRPAIERQDDRVPCIRVNSVTIARLFENAGMESPKKDLALAPELTVAEHGDAFLRGLMDADGSVSVRGENGGSSVLLSTISETLAEQVQLMLESYSVKARNRERDRRGTSELANGHEIESGHVQYFLELYGAEIDNYAEAIGFESVEKQTALEEIVREERRQREKIPVGSALAAVDGVAGDYYQNVNRGDNPGRARARSMLADIDLGPVEPLVEEAVEADLRWEEVVAAVDTGEKEVFDLTVPETHNFLGNGLVTHNTAAAVRDDFGDGQQWTLEAGALVLADRGIAAVDELDKMRCVIGNTLVQTGDGQRRIRELAIEAAEAGSIEELPNGRTIRDVDLDVWTMTDDNTLTKRPVTAIHEYDAPETLHEVTLSTGEEVTVTPDHPFFIEQARGRVETPAEDLQPGDLVFVPEGSEMATDGGIAQIDTSSDRLGPAESRLGDIGLRTVEHVESVPDHDYDSVYDLTVEGTHNFLANGMVVHNSEDRSAMHEALEQQSISISKAGINATLKSRCSLLGAANPKYGRFDQYEPIGEQIDLEPALISRFDLIFTVTDEPDEEADAELAEHILRTNYAGELNTHREQNSTSDYSAEEVANVTDTVAPEIDPELLRKYVAFAKRDCFPTMTEEAKAAIRDFYVELRTKGSGEDAPVPVTARKLEALVRLAEASARVRLSDTVEEEDAERVIGIVRSSLEDIGIDPETGELDADVVETGTSKSQRDRIKNIRGIIADIEEEYDEGAPVDVVIERAEEVGMEASKAEHEIEKLKQQGEVYEPRTDHLRTT, encoded by the coding sequence ATGGCTCGCGCGGAGAACACGGAGTTCATCGATCTCTTCGAGGAGTTCTATCGCGATTACTACCGCAACGAGATCGGCGAGCTCGCCCAGAAATACCCCAACGACCAGAAGTCGCTGTTCGTCGACTACCAGGACCTCTACCGGTTCGACCCCGACCTGGCGGAGGACTACCGCAACAAACCCGACCAGTTGCAGGAGTACGCCGAGGAGGCCCTCCGACTCTTTGACCTGCCGATCGACGTGAAGCTCGGCCAGGCTCACGTCCGGATGACCAACCTCCCGGAATCCACGGACATCCGGGATATTCGAGCCGACCACCGCGGCCAACTCGTCAGCATCCAGGGCATCATCCGGAAGGCCACCGAGGTCAGACCCAAGATCACCGACGCCGCCTTCGAATGCCAGCGCTGTGGCACGCTCACTCGCATCCCCCAATCGACCGGCGACTTCCAGGAACCACACGAGTGCCAGGGCTGTGAACGCCAGGGGCCCTTCCGGATCAACTTTGATCAATCGGAGTTCATCGACGCCCAGAAGCTCCGGGTGCAGGAATCCCCGGAAGGGCTGCGTGGCGGGGAGACGCCCCAGAACATCGACGTCAACATCGAGGACGACATCACCGGCCACGTCACCGCGGGCGATCACGTCCGGGTGACCGGCGTGCTCAAACTCGATCAGCGTGGCAACGACCGCGAGAAGTCGGCCATGTTCGACGTCTACATGAACGGCGTCAGCGTCGAGATCGAGGACGAGGAGTTCGAGGAGATGGACATCGACGAAGACGACAAAAAGGAGATTGTCGCCCTCTCTGAGGAGCGGGACATCTACGAGCAGATGACCGACTCCATCGCGCCCTCGATCTACGGCTACGACCAGGAGAAACTCGCGATCGCGCTCCAACTCTTCTCTGGCGTGACAAAACATCTGCCTGACGAGTCTCGGATTCGGGGGGACCTCCACGTGCTTCTAATCGGGGACCCTGGTACAGGTAAGTGCCAGAAATATGACACTAATGTGACACTGGCCGATGGGACACGGCGAGCATTGGGAGACATCGTCGAATCGAATCTCGACGATCCTGTTCCTGTTGACGATGGATGGTACGATACGACTGACTTCCAGGTACAAACGCTCGGACACGATGGAACAGTCACGCGAAAGCGAGTAACCAAGGTTTGGAAGCGGGAGGCCCCCGAGAAGTTGTACACTATTCGAAGTCGAAGCGGTCGTGAAGTAACCGTGACGCCGTCTCATCCATTGTTTGTCCAATCTGGCCTCGGTCTCGAACCCCGCACGGCAGAAACGTTGGCTGAGGGGGACTTTCTTGCGGCCCCTCGTCGGTTAGCTGAGAGTGGAGACGATCGACTATCGATATCACATTATACGGTCGATCGAGATCTGGCGAATCACCTCGAGACACCGTCCGAGATCACACCACGTCTTTCGCGCTTACTCGGGTACATAATCGCGGAAGGACACGTGACTGATAGCGAATCTAACGGATCGGTCGTCGTCACGAATGCCGACGAAGAAATCCTCGAGGACGTGTCTGCCTGTTGTGAGTCGTTGGGGTTGCGGACCACGAGACGTGCACATCACACCCGTGATTCCGTCGATATCGTCACATGTTCATCCGTTGAGTTCGTCGATTTCCTCCACGAACTCGAACCGGCTATCCACGAACGATCCGCCGAACAGCGCGTTCCGGATCCTCTCTTCCGTGCATCTCTCGAAAACAAGCGGGCGTTCTTGCGCGCATACGTCGACAGCGAAGGGACCGTCTCACCGAAGGAGCGTGAAATCGCTGTCGCCTCAATGAGTCGGGAACTGCTAGACGGTGTCCAAGCGCTCCTTCTCGCGTTCGGCATCAACGCACATCTCGAATCCCGACAGAACGGAAGTTACCGTCTTCGGATCAGTGGGACTGATTTCCGCACGTACGTGGATCGAATCGGATTTGTTACCGACCGAAAAGCAACGGCGTCACGTGCGTTCACAGACACACCATCGAACACGAATACAGACGTCATTCCAGGCCTTTCGGAAACGCTACGTGAAGTCCGTGAAGCTCTCGCGCTCACACAAACAGATTGCGGCGTTCCCAGAACCACCTACCAGCATTACGAGCGCGGCGACCGAAACCCGAGTCGCGAATCGCTCCGCGCCGTCGTCGATGCGTTCGAGGAGCGACTCGCGTGGCTGAAAGACCAGCGCGACGGGCTGGCTGGCGAGGACTGGGAGACGATCGTCGAACTGCGGGACGAACTCGGGATCTCACAGCAATCGCTCGCCGATGGGATGGACGTCACCCAGACGGCGATCAGCTACTACGAGCGCAACGCGGTCGCACCCGACGGCGGTGAGACAGTCGCCGCCAGCGGGGTCGTCAGCGACCGACTCGAGGAGGCACTCGCCGTCGAACCCACTGTCGACCGATTGGGCGATCTCGCGACGAACGACGTTCGCTGGGATCGCATCTCCTCGATCGAAACGGTCGAACCCGACGATGAGTGGGTGTACGACCTCGAAGTTGAGGGGACCCACAGCTACGTTTCCAACGGTGTCGTCTCTCACAATTCACAGATTCTCCAGTATATCCGACATATCGCACCACGATCAGTTTTCACCTCGGGGAAGGGATCCAGTTCGGCAGGGTTGTGCGTCACTGGAGACACCCGGATCCAGACCGAGGACGGATTCAGACAGATTCGGGACGTCGTGACGCAGGAACTCCCGGAACCAGTCGCCACCGAAACGGCTGCCGAGCGAGCGATCGACGTCCAGACGTTCGACAGAGACGACGGCGAGATGGATGCCCGGACGTCGAGTCACGTCTGGCGGATGCCCGAGAAGCCGACCCGCCGGATCGAGACCGAGTACGGCAAAGAACTCGAAGCCTCGGTGAACACGCCGGTGTTGACCTGCGGGAGCGAGGGGATCGAGTGGACCGAAATCTCGGATGTCGAGGCCGGCGATTTCATCGCCGCACCGCGCTTTGCAGACCTCGATCGCTCCGCAGTCGAGGTCCGGGATTTCTTGACGCTTTCGACGGAGAAAGTGAGGCTTACAGAGGAGTCCATCGAGTTCCTCCGGACGGAACTCACCGAGGAATTCGGCACCCTCCGGGATGCGGCCGACGCCCTGGATCTCTCAGAGGACTTCATCTACGCTCACCTGAAGAACCGCCACGTTCCGCTGGAGAAACTCGATCGAATGCTCGAGGCCATCGACGCGACACGGTCGGCCGTCGACTTCGAGCGCCTGATGGTCCGGCACGGCGACAGCATCACGATCCCGGAGACCTTCGACGCGGACCTCATGTACCTGCTCGGGCTCGTCTTCGGCGACGGCGACATCTCACTGGACCGCCGCGACGGGAATCGCGGGATGGTTCGGATCTCCAACGGAAACGAGGCGCTGCTCGAACGAGCGGCCGACATCTTCGAAGCGAAGTTCGACAAGCGGCCGGCGATCGAACGCCAGGACGATCGCGTGCCCTGCATTCGGGTCAACAGCGTCACGATTGCTCGACTGTTCGAAAACGCCGGCATGGAGAGTCCGAAAAAAGACCTCGCACTCGCTCCTGAACTCACCGTCGCGGAACACGGAGACGCGTTCCTCCGCGGGTTGATGGACGCCGACGGTTCGGTCTCGGTGCGCGGGGAGAACGGTGGGTCGAGCGTCCTGTTGTCGACGATCAGCGAGACGCTGGCCGAGCAGGTCCAGCTCATGCTGGAGTCCTACAGTGTGAAGGCTCGAAACCGGGAGCGCGATCGACGCGGAACGTCCGAGTTGGCCAACGGCCACGAGATCGAATCCGGCCACGTCCAGTACTTCCTGGAGCTGTACGGTGCGGAGATCGACAACTACGCCGAGGCGATCGGCTTCGAGAGTGTGGAGAAACAGACCGCTCTCGAGGAGATCGTCCGTGAGGAGCGACGCCAGCGCGAGAAGATTCCGGTTGGGTCGGCGCTCGCCGCCGTCGACGGTGTTGCCGGCGACTACTATCAGAACGTCAACCGCGGCGACAACCCGGGCCGGGCTCGCGCCAGATCGATGCTCGCGGACATCGATCTCGGGCCGGTCGAACCGCTCGTCGAGGAGGCCGTCGAGGCCGATCTCCGGTGGGAGGAGGTCGTCGCCGCCGTCGACACGGGCGAGAAGGAAGTCTTCGACCTGACCGTCCCGGAGACGCACAACTTCCTCGGCAACGGACTGGTCACGCACAACACCGCTGCGGCTGTGAGGGACGACTTCGGGGACGGCCAACAGTGGACGCTCGAAGCCGGCGCACTGGTGCTGGCCGATCGCGGGATCGCGGCAGTGGACGAGTTAGACAAGATGCGCTGTGTGATCGGAAATACTCTCGTGCAGACGGGTGATGGACAACGACGAATACGCGAACTGGCTATCGAGGCTGCCGAAGCGGGCTCCATCGAGGAACTCCCGAACGGGCGCACGATACGGGATGTCGATCTCGACGTGTGGACGATGACCGACGATAATACGCTGACGAAACGCCCGGTGACGGCCATCCACGAGTACGACGCACCCGAGACACTCCACGAGGTGACGCTCTCGACTGGCGAAGAAGTGACTGTCACGCCGGATCATCCGTTCTTCATCGAACAGGCCCGCGGGAGAGTCGAGACACCTGCCGAAGACCTGCAACCGGGCGATCTCGTTTTCGTCCCGGAAGGCTCAGAGATGGCAACTGACGGTGGAATAGCCCAAATCGACACCTCATCCGATCGCCTTGGCCCGGCGGAATCCAGACTCGGCGATATCGGGCTTCGAACGGTGGAACACGTCGAGAGCGTCCCGGACCACGACTACGATTCAGTGTACGACCTGACTGTCGAAGGCACCCACAATTTCCTCGCCAACGGAATGGTCGTTCATAATTCCGAAGATCGTTCGGCGATGCACGAAGCCCTCGAACAACAAAGTATTAGCATCTCCAAGGCTGGAATAAACGCCACACTCAAATCCCGCTGTTCGTTGCTCGGGGCGGCAAACCCCAAGTATGGCCGCTTCGACCAGTACGAGCCGATCGGCGAGCAGATCGACCTCGAGCCGGCACTCATCTCCCGGTTCGACCTCATCTTCACCGTCACCGACGAGCCCGACGAGGAGGCGGACGCCGAACTGGCCGAGCACATCCTCCGGACGAACTACGCGGGTGAACTCAACACCCACCGTGAGCAAAACAGTACCTCGGACTACAGCGCCGAGGAGGTCGCGAACGTCACCGACACGGTCGCCCCGGAGATCGACCCCGAACTCCTCCGGAAGTACGTCGCCTTCGCCAAGCGGGACTGCTTCCCGACGATGACCGAGGAGGCCAAAGCCGCGATCCGGGACTTCTACGTCGAGTTGCGGACGAAGGGCTCGGGCGAGGACGCGCCGGTGCCCGTCACGGCCCGGAAACTCGAGGCGCTAGTGCGGCTCGCCGAGGCAAGCGCCAGGGTGCGACTCTCGGATACCGTCGAGGAGGAAGACGCCGAACGCGTCATCGGGATCGTCCGCTCGTCGCTGGAGGACATCGGGATCGACCCGGAGACGGGCGAACTCGACGCTGACGTGGTCGAGACGGGCACCTCCAAGTCACAGCGCGATCGGATCAAGAACATCCGCGGGATCATCGCCGATATCGAGGAAGAGTACGACGAGGGCGCACCCGTCGACGTGGTGATCGAGCGCGCCGAGGAGGTCGGGATGGAGGCCTCAAAGGCCGAACACGAGATCGAGAAGCTCAAACAGCAAGGCGAGGTGTACGAACCCCGTACCGACCATCTCCGGACGACCTGA
- the phaC gene encoding class III poly(R)-hydroxyalkanoic acid synthase subunit PhaC, producing the protein MPDPMSAAMDVQRRALEEMTAAGETAEVLDDRLETMADVEVGTTPADVVYEENKLELLHYDPEAAGIDVPEDEREDVPILIVYALINKPYILDLQPDRSVVRRLLEGGHDVYLIDWNEPSRLDQHLTLEDYVERYIDNCVDTVRERSGQDAINILGYCMGGTMSVMYSALHPEKINALGLMATGLHFEESGGVLEQWGAEAYYDPRQVIETFGNVPSEFLDEGFALMDPIDNYVTKYVRFVENLDNEDFVKNFARMERWLDEGVDVAGATYAQFLEDIYQGNKLYENELYLGDQHVDIGNIDMPVLQIVGEYDHLVPPTASKPFNDVIPSEDTEIIEYSTGHVGMAVSSSTHEDVWPQVAEWFSDRSRGSPDVETVDGIGPTYAERLRAAGIETVEDLAASDRETVAELAEAPPGRVEDWFEAIE; encoded by the coding sequence ATGCCAGACCCAATGAGTGCCGCGATGGACGTCCAACGCCGGGCGCTCGAGGAGATGACTGCAGCCGGCGAGACCGCCGAGGTGCTCGACGACCGTCTCGAAACGATGGCCGACGTCGAGGTCGGCACCACACCTGCCGACGTCGTCTACGAGGAGAACAAACTCGAACTCCTCCACTACGATCCCGAGGCGGCAGGCATCGACGTTCCGGAGGACGAACGCGAGGACGTTCCGATCTTGATCGTCTACGCGCTGATCAACAAGCCATATATCCTCGATCTCCAGCCCGACCGCTCGGTCGTCCGTCGGTTGCTGGAAGGGGGCCACGACGTCTACCTCATCGACTGGAACGAGCCCTCGCGGCTCGATCAGCACCTTACCCTGGAGGATTACGTCGAGCGCTACATCGACAACTGCGTCGACACGGTTCGGGAGCGCTCGGGCCAGGACGCGATCAACATCCTCGGGTACTGCATGGGCGGGACGATGAGCGTAATGTACAGCGCCCTCCATCCCGAGAAAATCAATGCTCTCGGACTGATGGCCACCGGACTGCACTTCGAGGAGTCGGGCGGCGTCCTCGAACAGTGGGGTGCCGAGGCGTACTACGATCCCCGGCAGGTCATCGAGACGTTCGGGAACGTCCCCTCGGAGTTCTTAGACGAGGGCTTTGCCCTGATGGATCCGATCGACAACTACGTCACCAAGTACGTCCGCTTCGTCGAGAACCTCGACAACGAGGATTTCGTGAAGAACTTCGCACGGATGGAACGGTGGCTCGATGAGGGCGTCGACGTCGCCGGCGCGACCTACGCCCAGTTCCTCGAGGACATCTACCAGGGTAACAAGCTCTACGAGAACGAACTCTATCTGGGTGACCAGCACGTCGACATCGGGAACATCGACATGCCGGTCCTGCAGATCGTCGGCGAGTACGATCATCTCGTCCCGCCGACGGCGAGCAAGCCGTTCAACGACGTCATCCCCAGCGAGGACACCGAGATCATCGAGTACTCGACGGGCCACGTCGGCATGGCCGTCTCCTCGAGCACTCACGAGGATGTCTGGCCCCAGGTCGCCGAGTGGTTCAGCGACCGGTCCCGCGGCTCGCCTGACGTCGAGACCGTCGACGGGATCGGCCCGACCTACGCCGAGCGCCTCCGGGCGGCCGGCATCGAGACCGTCGAGGACCTGGCCGCCTCGGATCGCGAGACCGTCGCCGAGCTCGCCGAGGCCCCGCCGGGCCGCGTCGAGGACTGGTTCGAAGCCATCGAGTGA
- a CDS encoding poly(R)-hydroxyalkanoic acid synthase subunit PhaE: protein MSDKNADIGAEYSEMVEEMNEAVAESVEQNMQAQAAFVESWSETLSDSVMEDDELTEGMEGYNQAAEVWMDAAERMFERSADAAQGEDVDPTEFRDIWLSSANEAAKEIMGTSAFAAANGQLIQSMLEMRQEADDLSQEAIADLGFPTRGDVEEVGERLVELERRQHAVEEKLDRVLEAVEE from the coding sequence ATGAGCGATAAGAACGCGGACATCGGCGCGGAGTACAGTGAGATGGTCGAGGAGATGAACGAGGCCGTCGCCGAATCGGTCGAGCAGAACATGCAGGCCCAGGCGGCGTTCGTCGAGTCCTGGTCGGAAACTCTGTCGGATTCGGTGATGGAAGACGACGAACTCACCGAGGGCATGGAGGGGTACAACCAGGCGGCGGAGGTATGGATGGACGCCGCCGAACGGATGTTCGAACGGTCGGCCGACGCGGCTCAGGGCGAGGACGTTGATCCCACCGAGTTCCGTGATATCTGGCTGTCCTCGGCCAACGAGGCCGCAAAGGAGATCATGGGCACGAGCGCGTTTGCTGCCGCCAACGGCCAACTCATCCAGTCCATGCTCGAGATGCGCCAGGAGGCCGACGACCTCAGCCAGGAGGCCATCGCGGACCTTGGCTTTCCGACCCGCGGGGACGTCGAGGAAGTCGGCGAACGGCTGGTCGAACTCGAACGCCGTCAGCACGCGGTCGAGGAGAAACTCGACCGTGTTCTCGAGGCCGTAGAGGAGTGA
- a CDS encoding AbrB/MazE/SpoVT family DNA-binding domain-containing protein, which translates to MTDEDDGFPWPPTMFTEASEKALEQQQELLRQMTGGGATGLDMNQIGTMSKLATFKTRVQSGGRLSIPDAEREALDIEEGDIVQAVVLPVKRNRSD; encoded by the coding sequence ATGACAGACGAGGACGACGGCTTCCCATGGCCGCCGACGATGTTCACGGAAGCGAGCGAGAAGGCGCTCGAACAACAGCAGGAGCTACTTCGCCAGATGACTGGTGGGGGCGCGACCGGACTGGACATGAACCAGATCGGGACGATGAGTAAGTTGGCGACGTTCAAGACCCGTGTGCAGAGCGGCGGTCGGCTTTCCATCCCCGATGCCGAGCGCGAGGCGCTGGACATCGAAGAAGGCGACATCGTCCAGGCCGTCGTCCTCCCGGTCAAACGCAACCGGAGTGACTAA
- a CDS encoding glycosyltransferase → MWLLDTFLPVIGITFLVVICGSYLLIHLAAVIRMRKQVTGRAWEPVYDVLEDPLVPDIAVVVPAYNEETVIVESVRSFLNLNYPNFEIVVVNDGSTDGTLAVLDEEFSLTELEVPPMLSDAPCEPVHGVYQSNAVENLRVVDKENGGKGDAHNAGIWLTDSELFCIVDADTIIQPTCLANMVRPFLEHPDEMVAVGGPIRVANGSTIDEGLMTRPQLPSNLLAGLQQVEYIRAFYSGRLGLDQLRSLILISGAFGLFRTDLVREMGGYDEDSIVEDIEFTVRLHRHLIDRDRPYRVGYLLHPLVYTQVPEDIATLANQRRRWFRGLVETMVKHYDAMFDRQYGRIGMFALPFFCIGEGIGRILEAIGYLLLPVMLAVGVVSLKPILFVFVGTMFFGVLLTWISIFTEVWSSGQYGHPRQVLKLMGLAVVEFIGYRQWRTFVAVQGLFEYVRGENSWGEMERSTLNTD, encoded by the coding sequence ATGTGGCTGCTCGATACGTTTCTGCCGGTGATCGGCATCACGTTTTTGGTGGTGATCTGTGGGTCGTATCTGCTCATCCATCTAGCGGCAGTGATTCGAATGCGAAAGCAAGTAACTGGTCGGGCCTGGGAGCCGGTCTATGACGTGCTCGAGGATCCACTGGTCCCCGATATCGCCGTCGTCGTTCCGGCGTACAACGAGGAAACCGTGATCGTCGAGAGTGTGCGGTCGTTCCTGAATCTGAACTACCCGAACTTCGAGATCGTCGTCGTCAACGACGGCTCGACTGATGGGACACTTGCGGTACTCGACGAGGAGTTCTCGCTGACGGAGTTGGAGGTTCCACCGATGCTGTCGGATGCACCCTGTGAACCAGTCCACGGCGTCTACCAGTCGAACGCCGTCGAGAATTTGCGCGTCGTCGACAAGGAAAACGGCGGAAAGGGCGACGCCCACAACGCGGGTATCTGGCTCACGGACAGCGAATTGTTCTGTATCGTCGACGCCGATACGATCATCCAGCCGACCTGCCTTGCGAACATGGTCCGGCCGTTCCTCGAACATCCGGACGAAATGGTTGCGGTGGGTGGCCCCATCCGCGTCGCCAACGGGTCGACCATCGACGAGGGACTGATGACACGGCCACAACTGCCCTCGAACCTGCTGGCGGGCCTCCAGCAAGTCGAGTACATTCGGGCGTTTTACTCCGGTCGACTCGGCCTCGATCAACTCCGGAGCCTCATTCTTATCTCGGGCGCATTCGGCCTGTTCCGGACCGATCTGGTCCGTGAGATGGGTGGCTACGATGAGGACTCGATCGTCGAGGACATCGAGTTCACAGTTCGATTACACCGCCACCTGATCGATCGGGATCGCCCCTATCGTGTTGGCTACCTGCTTCACCCGCTCGTCTATACACAAGTGCCTGAGGACATCGCCACACTGGCGAACCAGCGCCGCCGCTGGTTCCGTGGGCTCGTTGAGACGATGGTCAAACATTACGACGCCATGTTCGATCGGCAGTACGGCCGGATCGGCATGTTCGCGCTCCCGTTTTTCTGTATCGGTGAGGGGATCGGGCGGATCCTCGAAGCGATCGGATACCTGCTGTTGCCAGTGATGTTGGCCGTCGGTGTAGTCTCGCTGAAACCCATTTTGTTCGTGTTCGTCGGCACGATGTTTTTCGGTGTGTTGTTGACGTGGATCAGCATCTTCACCGAAGTCTGGAGTTCGGGACAGTACGGCCATCCCCGACAGGTGCTCAAGCTCATGGGCCTCGCCGTGGTGGAGTTCATCGGCTATCGCCAGTGGCGAACGTTCGTGGCCGTCCAGGGACTGTTCGAATATGTCCGCGGCGAGAACTCGTGGGGTGAAATGGAACGGTCCACCCTGAACACCGATTGA